A window from Esox lucius isolate fEsoLuc1 chromosome 16, fEsoLuc1.pri, whole genome shotgun sequence encodes these proteins:
- the LOC114828714 gene encoding NAD(P)H dehydrogenase [quinone] 1-like isoform X2: MAMKKVLIVYAHQSAGSFNAAAKDAAVEVLRAQGCQVEVSDLYAMKFNPSATADDITGEVKDAEHFHYGEETMLAWKEGRLSADLTEEQRKLSAADVVIFQFPMYWFTVPAIMKGWIDRVFTMGFAYTSEQRYSQGIFKEKKAMLSFTTGSSESMFSSNGINGDINITLWPLQNGILHYCGFQVLAPQIFWAPHHISPEARSTMLEAWRTRLQGLLGEMPLSFTPSDSFDCERGFQLKEVIEEKHKSEDFGLTVGTHLGKRIPPNSQIKSGV; this comes from the exons ATGG CCATGAAGAAGGTACTGATTGTATACGCCCACCAGAGTGCTGGGTCATTTAACGCTGCAGCCAAAGATGCGGCGGTTGAGGTCCTGAGGGCTCAGGGGTGTCAGGTGGAGGTGTCTGACCTCTACGCCATGAAGTTTAACCCTTCTGCTACGGCTGATGACATCACTGGAGAGGTGAAGGATGCTGAGCACTTCCATTATGGAGAGGAGACCATGCTGGCATGGAAGGAGGGACGGCTCTCTGCTGACCTCACTGAGGAACAACGCAAACTCTCTGCTGCAGATGTTGTCATATTCCAG TTCCCCATGTACTGGTTCACTGTTCCTGCCATTATGAAGGGCTGGATTGACCGGGTTTTCACAATGGGCTTTGCCTACACCTCAGAACAGAGGTACAGTCAAGGTATCTTCAAG GAGAAGAAAGCCATGCTGTCTTTCACTACTGGATCCTCTGAGTCCATGTTCAGTTCCAATGGCATCAACGGAGACATAAACATCACCTTGTGGCCACTGCAG AATGGTATCCTGCACTACTGTGGCTTCCAGGTTCTGGCTCCACAGATCTTCTGGGCTCCTCATCACATCTCTCCTGAGGCTCGTTCTACCATGCTGGAGGCATGGCGCACACGACTACAAGGGCTTCTGGGAGAGATGCCGCTCTCCTTCACCCCCTCAGACAGCTTTGATTGTGAGCGGGGCTTCCAGCTCAAAGAGGTTATTGAGGAGAAGCACAAGTCTGAAGACTTTGGCCTGACAGTTGGCACCCACCTGGGCAAACGCATCCCACCCAACAGCCAGATCAAATCTGGGGTGTAG
- the LOC114828714 gene encoding NAD(P)H dehydrogenase [quinone] 1-like isoform X1, which yields MVVYVVSAMKKVLIVYAHQSAGSFNAAAKDAAVEVLRAQGCQVEVSDLYAMKFNPSATADDITGEVKDAEHFHYGEETMLAWKEGRLSADLTEEQRKLSAADVVIFQFPMYWFTVPAIMKGWIDRVFTMGFAYTSEQRYSQGIFKEKKAMLSFTTGSSESMFSSNGINGDINITLWPLQNGILHYCGFQVLAPQIFWAPHHISPEARSTMLEAWRTRLQGLLGEMPLSFTPSDSFDCERGFQLKEVIEEKHKSEDFGLTVGTHLGKRIPPNSQIKSGV from the exons ATGG TTGTATATGTGGTTTCAGCCATGAAGAAGGTACTGATTGTATACGCCCACCAGAGTGCTGGGTCATTTAACGCTGCAGCCAAAGATGCGGCGGTTGAGGTCCTGAGGGCTCAGGGGTGTCAGGTGGAGGTGTCTGACCTCTACGCCATGAAGTTTAACCCTTCTGCTACGGCTGATGACATCACTGGAGAGGTGAAGGATGCTGAGCACTTCCATTATGGAGAGGAGACCATGCTGGCATGGAAGGAGGGACGGCTCTCTGCTGACCTCACTGAGGAACAACGCAAACTCTCTGCTGCAGATGTTGTCATATTCCAG TTCCCCATGTACTGGTTCACTGTTCCTGCCATTATGAAGGGCTGGATTGACCGGGTTTTCACAATGGGCTTTGCCTACACCTCAGAACAGAGGTACAGTCAAGGTATCTTCAAG GAGAAGAAAGCCATGCTGTCTTTCACTACTGGATCCTCTGAGTCCATGTTCAGTTCCAATGGCATCAACGGAGACATAAACATCACCTTGTGGCCACTGCAG AATGGTATCCTGCACTACTGTGGCTTCCAGGTTCTGGCTCCACAGATCTTCTGGGCTCCTCATCACATCTCTCCTGAGGCTCGTTCTACCATGCTGGAGGCATGGCGCACACGACTACAAGGGCTTCTGGGAGAGATGCCGCTCTCCTTCACCCCCTCAGACAGCTTTGATTGTGAGCGGGGCTTCCAGCTCAAAGAGGTTATTGAGGAGAAGCACAAGTCTGAAGACTTTGGCCTGACAGTTGGCACCCACCTGGGCAAACGCATCCCACCCAACAGCCAGATCAAATCTGGGGTGTAG
- the LOC106024688 gene encoding NAD(P)H dehydrogenase [quinone] 1, translated as MAMKKALIVYAHQSAGSFTAAAKDAAVEVLTAQGCQVEVSDLYAMKFNPSATADDITGEVKDAEHFHYGEETMLAWKEGRLSADLTEEQRKLSAADVVIFQFPMYWFTVPAIMKGWIDRVLTMGFAYTSEQRYSQGIFKEKTAMLSFTTGSSESMFSSNGINGDINITLWPLQNGILHYCGFQVLAPQIFWAPHHISSEARSTMLEAWRTRLQGLLGEMPLSFTPSDSFDCERGFQLKEVIEEKHKSEDFGLTVGTHLGKRIPPNSQIKSGV; from the exons ATGG CCATGAAGAAGGCACTGATTGTATACGCCCACCAGAGTGCTGGGTCGTTTACCGCTGCAGCCAAAGATGCGGCTGTGGAGGTCCTTACGGCTCAGGGGTGTCAGGTGGAGGTGTCTGACCTCTACGCCATGAAGTTTAACCCTTCTGCTACGGCAGATGACATCACTGGAGAGGTGAAGGATGCTGAGCACTTCCATTATGGAGAGGAGACCATGCTGGCATGGAAGGAGGGACGGCTCTCTGCTGACCTCACTGAGGAACAACGCAAACTCTCTGCTGCAGATGTTGTCATATTCCAG TTCCCCATGTACTGGTTCACTGTTCCTGCCATTATGAAGGGCTGGATTGACCGGGTTCTCACAATGGGCTTTGCCTACACCTCAGAACAGAGGTACAGTCAAGGTATCTTCAAG GAGAAGACAGCCATGCTGTCTTTCACTACTGGATCCTCTGAGTCCATGTTCAGTTCCAATGGCATCAACGGAGACATAAACATCACCTTGTGGCCACTGCAG AATGGTATCCTGCACTACTGTGGCTTCCAGGTTCTGGCTCCACAGATCTTCTGGGCTCCTCATCACATCTCTTCTGAGGCTCGTTCTACCATGCTGGAGGCATGGCGCACACGACTACAAGGGCTTCTGGGAGAGATGCCGCTCTCCTTCACCCCCTCAGACAGCTTTGATTGTGAGCGGGGCTTCCAGCTCAAAGAGGTTATTGAGGAGAAGCACAAGTCTGAAGACTTTGGCCTGACAGTTGGCACCCACCTGGGCAAACGCATCCCACCCAACAGCCAGATCAAATCTGGGGTGTAG
- the LOC105009733 gene encoding NAD(P)H dehydrogenase [quinone] 1-like isoform X2 — protein sequence MAMKKVLIVYAHQSAGSFNAAAKDAAVEVLRAQGCQVEVSDLYAMKFNPSATADDITGEVKDAEHFHYGEETMLAWKEGRLSADLTEEQRKLSAADVVIFQFPMYWFTVPAIMKGWIDRVLTMGFAYTSEQRYSQGIFKEKKVMLSFTTGSSESMFSSNGINGDINITLWPLQNGVLHYCGFQVLAPQIFWAPHHISSEARSTMLEAWRTRLQGLLGEMPLSFTPSDSFDCERGFQLKEVIEEKHKSEAFGLTVGTHLGKRIPPNSQIKAGV from the exons ATGG CCATGAAGAAGGTACTGATTGTATACGCCCACCAGAGTGCTGGGTCGTTTAACGCTGCAGCCAAAGATGCGGCGGTTGAGGTCCTGAGGGCTCAGGGGTGTCAGGTGGAGGTGTCTGACCTCTACGCCATGAAGTTTAACCCTTCTGCTACGGCTGATGACATCACTGGAGAGGTGAAGGATGCTGAGCACTTCCATTATGGAGAGGAGACCATGCTGGCATGGAAGGAGGGACGGCTCTCTGCTGACCTCACTGAGGAACAACGCAAACTCTCTGCTGCAGATGTTGTCATATTCCAG TTCCCCATGTACTGGTTCACTGTTCCTGCCATTATGAAGGGCTGGATTGACCGGGTTCTCACAATGGGCTTTGCCTACACCTCAGAACAGAGGTACAGTCAAGGTATTTTCAAG GAGAAGAAAGTCATGCTGTCTTTCACAACTGGATCCTCTGAGTCCATGTTCAGTTCCAATGGCATCAACGGAGACATAAACATCACCTTGTGGCCACTGCAG AATGGTGTCCTGCACTACTGTGGCTTCCAGGTTCTGGCTCCACAGATCTTCTGGGCTCCTCATCACATCTCTTCTGAGGCTCGTTCTACCATGCTGGAGGCATGGCGCACACGACTACAAGGGCTTCTGGGAGAGATGCCTCTCTCCTTCACCCCCTCAGACAGCTTTGATTGTGAGCGGGGCTTCCAGCTCAAAGAGGTTATTGAGGAGAAGCACAAGTCTGAAGCCTTTGGCCTGACAGTTGGCACTCACCTTGGCAAACGCATCCCTCCCAACAGCCAGATCAAAGCTGGGGTGTAA
- the LOC105009733 gene encoding NAD(P)H dehydrogenase [quinone] 1-like isoform X1, protein MVVYVVSAMKKVLIVYAHQSAGSFNAAAKDAAVEVLRAQGCQVEVSDLYAMKFNPSATADDITGEVKDAEHFHYGEETMLAWKEGRLSADLTEEQRKLSAADVVIFQFPMYWFTVPAIMKGWIDRVLTMGFAYTSEQRYSQGIFKEKKVMLSFTTGSSESMFSSNGINGDINITLWPLQNGVLHYCGFQVLAPQIFWAPHHISSEARSTMLEAWRTRLQGLLGEMPLSFTPSDSFDCERGFQLKEVIEEKHKSEAFGLTVGTHLGKRIPPNSQIKAGV, encoded by the exons ATGG TTGTATATGTGGTTTCAGCCATGAAGAAGGTACTGATTGTATACGCCCACCAGAGTGCTGGGTCGTTTAACGCTGCAGCCAAAGATGCGGCGGTTGAGGTCCTGAGGGCTCAGGGGTGTCAGGTGGAGGTGTCTGACCTCTACGCCATGAAGTTTAACCCTTCTGCTACGGCTGATGACATCACTGGAGAGGTGAAGGATGCTGAGCACTTCCATTATGGAGAGGAGACCATGCTGGCATGGAAGGAGGGACGGCTCTCTGCTGACCTCACTGAGGAACAACGCAAACTCTCTGCTGCAGATGTTGTCATATTCCAG TTCCCCATGTACTGGTTCACTGTTCCTGCCATTATGAAGGGCTGGATTGACCGGGTTCTCACAATGGGCTTTGCCTACACCTCAGAACAGAGGTACAGTCAAGGTATTTTCAAG GAGAAGAAAGTCATGCTGTCTTTCACAACTGGATCCTCTGAGTCCATGTTCAGTTCCAATGGCATCAACGGAGACATAAACATCACCTTGTGGCCACTGCAG AATGGTGTCCTGCACTACTGTGGCTTCCAGGTTCTGGCTCCACAGATCTTCTGGGCTCCTCATCACATCTCTTCTGAGGCTCGTTCTACCATGCTGGAGGCATGGCGCACACGACTACAAGGGCTTCTGGGAGAGATGCCTCTCTCCTTCACCCCCTCAGACAGCTTTGATTGTGAGCGGGGCTTCCAGCTCAAAGAGGTTATTGAGGAGAAGCACAAGTCTGAAGCCTTTGGCCTGACAGTTGGCACTCACCTTGGCAAACGCATCCCTCCCAACAGCCAGATCAAAGCTGGGGTGTAA